One Triticum dicoccoides isolate Atlit2015 ecotype Zavitan chromosome 5B, WEW_v2.0, whole genome shotgun sequence genomic window carries:
- the LOC119311751 gene encoding uncharacterized protein LOC119311751 translates to MAARAAGTGGLLRATTAKGSRLPSSSPAASRPSYRIPSLKFPFLWDTKARQGKISRAAEQRAALITLGATTTSTTEEKQRLPGEAGSVDLLLPLAYEVTRRLVLRQLGATWLALTRRRWAKVVEAVIHQGIVRCQSFTLIGVAGSLLGSVPCFLEGCGIVLQSFSLQFRAMSQTIDHAEIIKLLIEALDMFLIGTALLTFGMGMYGMFYGSQRVQEPIYERLKKGTRIRSVTQAKSRFGHAVILLLQAGVLEKFKSVPLVTGLDMACFAGAVLASSAGVFLLSKLSAHPQPCKQTSFA, encoded by the exons ATGGCGGCGAGGGCTGCAGGTACCGGCGGGCTGCTCAGAGCGACCACCGCCAAGGGAAGCCGCCTGCCGTCGTCGTCCCCGGCGGCCAGCCGGCCGTCGTACCGCATCCCGTCTCTCAAGTTCCCGTTCCTGTGGGACACCAAGGCGAGGCAAGGGAAGATCAGCCGCGCCGCCGAGCAGAGGGCGGCGCTGATCACCCTGGGAGcgaccaccaccagcaccactGAGGAGAAGCAACGCCTGCCGGGGGAAGCGGGCAGCGTGGATCTCTTGCTGCCTCTGGCGTACGAGGTCACCCGGAGGCTGGTGCTCCGGCAGTTGGGGGCGACGTGGCTGGCCCTTACGCGGCGTCGCTGGGCCAAGGTCGTCGAGGCCGTTATCCACCAGGGCATCGTCAGATGCCAGTCGTTCACGCTCATCGGCGTCGCAGGATCGCTCCTCGGTTCAGTCCCATGCTTCCTCGAG GGTTGTGGCATTGttctgcagtccttctccttgcaGTTCCGTGCCATGTCGCAGACGATAGATCACGCCGAGATCATCAAACTTCTCATCGAAGCATTAG ACATGTTTCTGATCGGCACCGCCCTGCTCACGTTCGGCATGGGGATGTACGGCATGTTCTACGGCTCCCAGCGCGTCCAGGAGCCCATCTACGAGAGGCTGAAGAAAGGGACGAGGATCCGGTCCGTCACGCAGGCCAAGTCGAGGTTCGGCCACGCCGTGATCCTGCTGCTCCAGGCCGGCGTCCTCGAGAAGTTCAAGAGCGTGCCGCTCGTCACCGGCCTCGACATGGCCTGCTTCGCCGGGGCGGTGCTCGCGTCCTCCGCCGGCGTCTTCCTGCTGTCAAAGCTCTCAGCACATCCGCAGCCATGCAAGCAAACCTCCTTCGCGTGA